Proteins encoded together in one Rhizobium leguminosarum bv. trifolii WSM1325 window:
- a CDS encoding transcriptional regulator, DeoR family (PFAM: regulatory protein DeoR~SMART: regulatory protein DeoR~KEGG: rec:RHECIAT_PA0000236 probable transcriptional regulator protein, DeoR family), which translates to MHERERHRIILSAVQEKSVVTVQDISELTEASEATIRRDIAALHVQGKIRRVRGGAEAVHPPQLGNLAGRPFRVSESVNIDKKRAIARQAVELCDPGDAIIINGGTTTFQMVHFMAAHRLQVMTNSFAIAEHLVKHSKNTVTVPGGAIYREQSLILSPFDNDAIRNFYARRFFIGAQGIGPLGIMEADALIIQSEQKLMHQADELVVMADSSKFHRRSSLILCPLERVSTIITDDGIPEESVRMIENAGIRLIVASPVAQAIKEDSSSVA; encoded by the coding sequence ATGCACGAACGCGAACGCCATCGCATCATTCTCAGCGCCGTTCAGGAAAAGTCCGTCGTCACGGTTCAGGATATTTCCGAACTGACCGAGGCTTCCGAGGCGACGATCCGGCGCGACATCGCGGCTCTCCATGTCCAGGGCAAGATCCGGCGTGTGCGCGGCGGCGCCGAGGCGGTACATCCGCCGCAGCTCGGCAATCTCGCGGGGCGTCCCTTCCGCGTTTCGGAATCCGTCAATATCGATAAGAAGCGCGCAATCGCACGCCAGGCCGTCGAGCTTTGCGATCCGGGCGATGCGATCATCATCAATGGCGGCACGACCACCTTCCAGATGGTGCATTTCATGGCGGCGCACCGCCTGCAGGTGATGACCAATTCTTTCGCGATCGCCGAACATCTGGTCAAACATTCGAAGAACACGGTGACGGTGCCAGGTGGCGCGATCTATCGCGAGCAGAGCCTGATCCTCTCTCCCTTCGACAATGACGCGATTCGCAATTTCTACGCCCGCCGATTCTTCATCGGCGCGCAGGGCATCGGCCCGCTCGGCATCATGGAAGCCGACGCGCTGATTATTCAAAGCGAACAGAAGCTGATGCATCAGGCCGACGAACTGGTCGTCATGGCCGATTCCAGCAAGTTCCATCGCCGGTCGAGCCTCATTTTATGCCCGCTCGAGCGTGTGTCTACGATCATCACCGATGACGGCATTCCAGAGGAATCCGTCAGGATGATCGAGAATGCCGGCATCAGGCTCATTGTCGCGAGCCCGGTCGCCCAG